In Solimonas sp. K1W22B-7, the DNA window TTCTCCTTCGCCATCGCCGAGGAGAGCGCGCGGCTGGGCTACATGTCGCTGACCTCCAACATGATGATGCACTCCGACATCGTCGCGCCCTACATCCTGCACCTGGGCAGCGAGGCGCAGAAGCAGAAGTACCTGCCGCGCATGGTCAGCGGCGAATGCTTCGGCGCGCTGGCGATGTCCGAGCCCGGCACCGGCTCCGACCTGCAGGCCATCCGCAGCTCCGCTACGCCGCACGGCGACGGCTGGCGCCTCAACGGCTCCAAGACCTTCATCACCAACGGCCAGCACGCCGGCGTGGTGATCGTGGCCGCCAAGACCGACACCAAGGCCGGCGCCAAGGGCGTCACCCTGTTCCTGGTGGATACGGAACTGCCGGGCTTCCGCCGCGGCCGCAACCTGGAGAAGATCGGCATGCACGCCGCCGACACCTCCGAGCTGTTCTTCGACGACGTGCCGCTGGGCCCCGACGCCGTGCTGGGCCGCATCGGCAACGGCTTCGGTCACCTGATCGACGAACTGCCGCGCGAGCGCCTGATGCTGGCCGTGGCCGCCGTGGCCCACGCCGAGGGCGCGCTGGAGCGCACGGTGGAGTACGTCAAGTCGCGCAAGGCCTTCGGCCAGGCGATCTCCAGCTTCCAGAACACGCGCTTCGAACTGGCCAAGGTCAAGGCCGAAATCGAAGTGACGCGCGCCTTCTACGAGAAATGCTGCCGCCTCTACGAACAGGGCAAGCTCGACGTCCCCACCGCAGCCATCCTCAAGCTGTCCTCCAGCGAAATGGAAGGCCGCGTGGTGGATGCCTGCCTGCAGCTGTTCGGTGGCTACGGCTACATGGCCGAGTACCCGATCTCGCGCTACTGGACCGACGCGCGCGTGCAGCGCATCTACGGCGGCACCAACGAGATCATGAAGGAAGTGATCGCGCGGTCGCTGGTGGGGCGCTGAACCCTGCTCTTCGCAGCGGCGCGGCCAATGAAAGCCTGGAGCAAACTGCTTCAGGCTTTTTTTGTGCGTCCCGGCAAGCATTCCGATCGCTCCGGTCCTTGGGAATAGAGAAGCTGCTTGCCCCGGCAGCCTTGCCCAGGTCAATCGGGCAACAACCTGACTGAGTCGTCAGGTTGCGATCTGCTCGCAGATTGGAGATGGTGCCACTGCAGGTTGCGCCGTTGTGGCCCGATGTGGACCTGGGAATTCGTCATCGGGCCTTCCAAGCGGGACAGTCGCCCCGGCTTCTGTTCTGAATGGCGCAGTGATGCGTGGGGGCAAAAAGGGGGATGCCGTGCGGAATTCTGGGCGCGCGCTCTGGCGAGCGTTGTCATGCGCGTTGTCGCTGCTGCTGGTCGTATCGACAGCCTCTGCGGATGCGGACGACGATTCGATCCGGTGCACCGTCCAGCCGGTGGTCCCACCCGCGGCGCAGCCCGTAAATATCGATCGTGCCGTCTTCTGGCAGAAGCTCGCGGAAGTGATCAAGAAGCGAGATGTCTTCGTGCTCGATGGCAAACCGTACTACCTCAGGAGGGACTTCTCCGAGGGCACTCGCCGCGCCGGCACAGATGCCATCATCGACAAATGGGAGTCGGTGGGTGGAGGGGATTCGCGCCAGCTGGCTTATCTCCTGGGCACGGTCTATCGCGAGACGGTCTCGCGCATGCAGCCGGTGCGCGAGGCGTTCTGCGACGACACGCCCTGTGTCGTGAGTCGGCTCGGCGATTACATGGCCAAGCATCCAGGGCGCGTCAAGAAGAACTACGCCATTCCCGACGACCAGGGGCGTTCCTTTTACGGGCGCGGGCTGGCGCAGCTGTCGTTGAAGCAGAACTACAAGTGCGTCGGGCACAACCTCGGCTGGGGTGACGATCTGCTCAGGAATCCAGATCTGGCGCTGGAGCCCGACCGTGCGTTGACGATCCTGGTCGAAGGTGCTCGGCGTGGGTTGTTCAAGTATCCACACCGGCTCGATCTGTACTTCAACGACACGAAGGAAGAATGGATCAGCGCGCGACGCGTCGTGAATCCGGGGTCGATGGATCACGCGCGCATCACCGAGCACTACGCAAGGCTGTTCTACAAGGCGCTGGGTCCAGCGACGTTAGCTCGATCTGCCGATTCCGCCAGCACGACGACCCGCCCCGTGCCCGCCGTCAGCGTGCCGCCGCCCGGCAGGCCTCTGGCGACAGCGCCAACCGATCTTCAACCGCCAGCCGTCGCTGGCATTCAAACAGGGGATGCAAGGATGAAAGAGAGAAGATCAGTTATTTCACCAGTGCTCGGGGCCGTGCTTGGTGCGGTTGTAGCGGGTACCGCGTTGGCGGAAACGCCCCCGGCCGCGCCGGTAACTGCAGCTGCGCCGAGCGCGACTGCTGCGGCGCAGCAGGCGGAAGCGGCGGCAGGCGCGGCCGCAGCGGCCGCGGACAAAGCGGAGGAGGAGGCCGACAAGGCGGAGAAAGAGGCCGAAAAGGCTGCGGTCTTCGCTTCCAGCAAGGGGAAGCTGGCTGGCGATAAGGCTCGCTTCCGCGCGAATGCAGGGCCGTTCAAGAAGCGTTACGGAACCGGAACAGACAAGGAATACTGCGCCACCGCTGGTTCGGTCGCGCGCATTTCCAAGGAAGTGGATACGGATGTGTATTTGCGCTTTACCCAGATCGGGTCGGTCGATAATGATCTGGACACGCCGTCAACCAAGGCACTGGAAGATTGCAAGGGCGATGATCTTGTGGCTACCGGCATCGCCTACAAAATCCCGCGGGCTGACTTTGAAAGTATGGAAATCAGCCTGCGGGGCTTCGAGTACGGTGGCTTGATCGTGCCCTTCAAGTACTATCTTGGCGGTGAGAAGAGCATCAAGTCTTCAGCGACCATCGCGCCCTACGTGGGCTATCACTGGCCAATTTTTTGGGGTTTGACGTTTACTCCCATTGCCGCCGCAGGAGTGGGCATGGTCCCCGTTGAGGGAGCCAGTGGCGAAACAGAGAACAAGACGGCCCTCTCTACCGCCATCGGCATGGTGATCACCAGCGCCAAGTCGGAGGAGTACAAGGCAGGCATTGTGTTCGGCAAGGATTTTCTTAGCAAGACAGATCGCGCGAACGACGAAACCGTTGGCAAGGTCTGGTTCTCCCTCTATCTGGGTGTATCGATATAGTGGGTGCGGCGGGATTCCCGTCCGGGAACCATCCAAGGGCGGAGCGCAAGCTCCGCCCTTTTTGCTGACACGGGGTCGGCTAGTACGCCCGGTACGCCCCGCCTCTGCCGGGATGGCGTTGCAGCCCCAGCGGCAGCTCGACCGAAGCGCAGATCGCATCCTCGATCTCGGCGATGGTCTCCACCAGCTCGCCGCGCAGCACGATCGGCCCCTGGCCGTAGAGCCGCCAGCCATCCTGCGAGGTCCAGTCCTGCATCAGGTCCTGCAGGCGGCGCAGGCGCTTGAGCAGGTGCAGGTCGGGCTCGCCGTCGTAGAGCTGCTGGCAGATCGCGATCACGCGCGCCAGAACCGGCGCACCCGCGCCCGGATCGGCCTTGGCGAAGCGGTTGAGTTCCTGGCAGGAGGCCAGGGCTGCGGTTTCATCCATGAAAGGCTCCCAGTGGGGCCGGCGCAAGCGGCGCCGGAGAGGGGGCAGACCATCCTTGGCCGGCCAGGCTCACGGCCACTGTCGGTCCAAAGGGCTGAATCCGGCCTGAACGGCCGCGCCCCGACGGGGTCGGAAGAGGGCTCCGGCTTTGCCCGGGCTCGCCCGGCCGGGCATGATCCGGCGGCCGGCGCCATTGGCTTTGCCTATCAAGGTCATGCCAACAAACAATTTCCTTGATCGCCGGCCAGCCCCTAACCTAGCGCTTCTCCAGTCAAACCCCCACCCATAGAGGACGATGCAATGTCTTTGATCAACACCGCGGTCAAGCCTTTCAAGACGACCGCTTTCCACAACGGCAAGTTCGTTGAAGTCACCGAAGCCTCGCTCAAGGGCAAGTGGTCCGTGCTGATCTTCATGCCGGCTGCCTTCACCTTCAACTGCCCGACCGAAGTCGAAGACGCCGCCGAGCAGTACGCCGAATTCCAGAAGGCCAACGCCGAGGTCTACATCGTCACCACCGACACGCATTTCTCGCACAAGGTCTGGCACGAGACCTCGCCGGCGGTCGGCAAGGCCAAGTTCCCGCTCGTGGGCGACCCCACCCACCAGCTGACCCGCGCCTTCGGCGTGCACATCGACGAAGAAGGCCTGGCCCTGCGCGGCACCTTCGTGATCAACCCGGAAGGCGTGATCAAGACGCTGGAAATCCACGACAACGCCATCGCGCGTGACGTCAAGGAGACCGTGCGCAAGCTCAAGGGCGCGCAGTACGTCGCCAACAACCCGGGCCAGGTCTGCCCGGCCAAGTGGAAGGAAGGCGAGAAGACCCTGAAGCCCTCGCTGGAACTGGTCGGCAAGATCTGACCTGCCGTCGCGGGCCGGCACAGGCCGGCCCGCGACCGCCCCGAATCCGCAACACCCCGGTGCCAACGCGCCGGGCCGGGGAAATCATTCCCCGAAAATGGAGCAAGCCATGCTGGATGCCGATCTCAAGGAACAACTGAAGACCTATCTCGAACGGGTCACGCGTCCCATCGAGATCACCGCCAACCTCGACGGCGGTGACGCCTCGCAGGAACTGCGCGAACTGCTGAACGAGCTGGTCGCCCTGTCGTCGCAGATCAGCCTGCGCGAGCAGGCCGACGCGTCGCAGCGCAGGCCCTCGTTCACGCTCGGCACGCCGGGGCAGGACATCCACGTCCGCTTCGCCGGCATCCCGCT includes these proteins:
- the ahpC gene encoding alkyl hydroperoxide reductase subunit C: MSLINTAVKPFKTTAFHNGKFVEVTEASLKGKWSVLIFMPAAFTFNCPTEVEDAAEQYAEFQKANAEVYIVTTDTHFSHKVWHETSPAVGKAKFPLVGDPTHQLTRAFGVHIDEEGLALRGTFVINPEGVIKTLEIHDNAIARDVKETVRKLKGAQYVANNPGQVCPAKWKEGEKTLKPSLELVGKI
- a CDS encoding glycoside hydrolase family 19 protein; this translates as MSLLLVVSTASADADDDSIRCTVQPVVPPAAQPVNIDRAVFWQKLAEVIKKRDVFVLDGKPYYLRRDFSEGTRRAGTDAIIDKWESVGGGDSRQLAYLLGTVYRETVSRMQPVREAFCDDTPCVVSRLGDYMAKHPGRVKKNYAIPDDQGRSFYGRGLAQLSLKQNYKCVGHNLGWGDDLLRNPDLALEPDRALTILVEGARRGLFKYPHRLDLYFNDTKEEWISARRVVNPGSMDHARITEHYARLFYKALGPATLARSADSASTTTRPVPAVSVPPPGRPLATAPTDLQPPAVAGIQTGDARMKERRSVISPVLGAVLGAVVAGTALAETPPAAPVTAAAPSATAAAQQAEAAAGAAAAAADKAEEEADKAEKEAEKAAVFASSKGKLAGDKARFRANAGPFKKRYGTGTDKEYCATAGSVARISKEVDTDVYLRFTQIGSVDNDLDTPSTKALEDCKGDDLVATGIAYKIPRADFESMEISLRGFEYGGLIVPFKYYLGGEKSIKSSATIAPYVGYHWPIFWGLTFTPIAAAGVGMVPVEGASGETENKTALSTAIGMVITSAKSEEYKAGIVFGKDFLSKTDRANDETVGKVWFSLYLGVSI
- a CDS encoding acyl-CoA dehydrogenase family protein, whose protein sequence is MAFADSNSAELSSWRDTVIRFLADEVEPHYEKWEKAGIVPRELYIKFGEAGLLCVDLPEEYGGSAAPLAFSFAIAEESARLGYMSLTSNMMMHSDIVAPYILHLGSEAQKQKYLPRMVSGECFGALAMSEPGTGSDLQAIRSSATPHGDGWRLNGSKTFITNGQHAGVVIVAAKTDTKAGAKGVTLFLVDTELPGFRRGRNLEKIGMHAADTSELFFDDVPLGPDAVLGRIGNGFGHLIDELPRERLMLAVAAVAHAEGALERTVEYVKSRKAFGQAISSFQNTRFELAKVKAEIEVTRAFYEKCCRLYEQGKLDVPTAAILKLSSSEMEGRVVDACLQLFGGYGYMAEYPISRYWTDARVQRIYGGTNEIMKEVIARSLVGR